In one window of Tenacibaculum mesophilum DNA:
- a CDS encoding OstA-like protein has translation MKKLFLLTFILFSVVSFSQTKKIKILSTELSTADESKYPGATILIGKVKMSHEGATLDCKRALLYKDKNLFKAIGEVIIEQGDSIIQYSDFATYNGNTKKAKSWGNVEINDKEMTLKTDTLHFDRINQVLYYPNGGTIRDTKNTLKSVKGTYLLREKKFTAKTKVTVVNPENHLESNHLDYYTNTNLAYLYGPSTITNLKDSTKVYSERGFYDTNTDVSYFVKRAKLFLKERTVSADSLYYDKRNGFASATNNIKVVDTVQNMVAKGNYAELYELKDSLFIIDRAVAISVFEKDSMHVAGDKILLTGKPEKRIARIFNNVKIFKSDLQGKCDSIHSSQETGLTRMFKNPILWSNKSQITGDSIQLVSNKETNKLDSLKVLQNGFMIQQDSVHTENFNQIKGRNIYGKFEKGELRTMLVKGNAESLYYSNNEKTQELETITKEIASDIEFILEDGEIIQTKYFKKSEGKTFPPSEFPSDEKKFKGFLWRGDEQPLTVEDIFIKDATSTVPSKRKKQPDVVKEAKEMFIEETSKNKKEQKKLNLKKIK, from the coding sequence TTGAAAAAACTATTTCTACTAACTTTTATATTATTTTCTGTTGTAAGTTTTTCTCAAACAAAAAAAATCAAAATCCTTTCTACCGAACTAAGTACTGCCGATGAAAGCAAGTACCCTGGAGCTACTATACTTATAGGAAAAGTTAAAATGTCACACGAAGGTGCTACTTTAGATTGTAAAAGAGCTCTACTTTACAAAGACAAAAACTTATTTAAGGCCATTGGTGAAGTAATTATTGAACAAGGAGATAGTATTATTCAATACAGTGATTTTGCTACTTATAATGGAAATACAAAAAAGGCAAAATCTTGGGGGAACGTAGAAATTAATGATAAAGAAATGACGCTAAAAACTGATACGCTTCATTTTGACAGAATCAACCAAGTATTATACTACCCAAACGGAGGAACTATTCGTGATACAAAAAACACTCTAAAAAGTGTAAAAGGAACTTATCTATTAAGAGAAAAAAAGTTTACTGCTAAAACAAAAGTAACAGTTGTAAACCCTGAAAATCATTTAGAGTCTAACCATTTAGATTATTATACCAATACTAACTTAGCTTATTTATACGGGCCAAGTACCATTACTAATTTAAAAGATAGCACTAAAGTATATTCTGAAAGAGGTTTTTACGATACGAATACCGATGTTTCATACTTTGTAAAACGTGCAAAATTATTTTTAAAAGAACGAACCGTTTCTGCCGATAGTTTGTACTATGATAAACGTAACGGTTTTGCTTCTGCAACCAACAATATAAAAGTAGTTGATACCGTTCAAAATATGGTAGCAAAAGGAAATTATGCTGAATTATACGAACTCAAAGATTCTTTATTTATAATTGATAGAGCTGTTGCTATTTCTGTATTTGAAAAAGACTCTATGCATGTTGCGGGCGATAAAATTTTACTTACTGGTAAACCAGAAAAACGTATTGCTAGAATTTTTAACAATGTAAAAATATTCAAGTCCGATTTACAAGGAAAATGCGACTCTATTCACAGTAGTCAAGAAACGGGATTAACCAGAATGTTTAAAAATCCCATATTATGGTCTAATAAAAGTCAAATTACAGGAGACAGCATTCAGTTAGTATCTAATAAAGAAACAAATAAACTTGACTCTTTAAAAGTATTACAAAATGGTTTTATGATTCAACAAGACTCCGTTCATACAGAAAACTTTAATCAAATTAAAGGAAGAAATATTTATGGTAAGTTTGAAAAAGGAGAATTAAGAACAATGTTAGTTAAGGGTAATGCAGAGTCTTTATACTACAGTAACAACGAAAAAACACAAGAATTAGAAACAATTACCAAAGAAATAGCAAGTGATATTGAGTTTATTTTAGAAGATGGAGAAATAATACAAACTAAATACTTTAAAAAATCTGAAGGAAAAACTTTTCCTCCTTCTGAATTCCCTTCTGACGAAAAAAAATTCAAAGGCTTTTTATGGCGAGGAGATGAACAACCCTTAACTGTGGAAGATATTTTTATAAAAGACGCTACTTCTACTGTTCCTTCAAAAAGAAAAAAACAACCTGATGTTGTAAAAGAAGCTAAGGAAATGTTTATCGAAGAAACTTCAAAAAATAAGAAAGAACAAAAAAAGCTTAATCTTAAAAAAATAAAATAA
- a CDS encoding aspartate aminotransferase family protein, whose translation MKDDFFKYQGQTTPNPLAIEISHAKGSYIYDSNGKAMLDFVAGVSANSLGHNHPKVNEAIKNQLEQYTHVMVYGEFIQKPQLELCKALAATLPPNLSSVYLVNSGTEATEGALKLAKRFTGRSEIIAAKNAYHGNTQGAMSVCGAEQQNRAFRPLIPGSKFIEYNNEIDLEKITSKTAGVILETIQGGAGFIEPKNNYLTKVKQRCEEVGALLILDEIQSGIGRTGKFWGFENYNVIPDIIITGKGLGGGMPIGAFIASFEIMNCLKEHPKLGHITTFGGHPVIASAGLATVQEITSSNLMEEALRKEKIIRDAFKNHPAVKEIRGKGFMLALLVDTPEAASQVILNCLDKGLILFWLLFEGRAIRITPPLTISDEEIEKGCELIVSELDKL comes from the coding sequence GTGAAAGACGATTTTTTTAAATACCAAGGACAAACAACCCCAAATCCTTTAGCTATTGAAATTTCACATGCCAAAGGAAGTTATATTTATGATAGCAACGGAAAAGCGATGCTAGATTTTGTTGCAGGAGTTTCTGCAAATAGTTTAGGACATAATCATCCTAAGGTAAATGAAGCTATAAAAAATCAATTGGAACAATATACCCATGTAATGGTGTATGGTGAGTTTATACAAAAACCTCAATTAGAGTTGTGCAAAGCCTTGGCTGCTACCTTACCTCCTAACCTTTCGTCTGTTTATCTGGTAAATTCTGGTACCGAAGCTACCGAAGGTGCTCTAAAATTAGCCAAACGTTTTACGGGTAGAAGTGAAATTATTGCCGCTAAAAATGCGTATCATGGAAATACACAAGGTGCTATGAGTGTTTGTGGTGCCGAACAACAAAATCGTGCATTTCGTCCGTTAATTCCAGGAAGTAAGTTTATTGAATACAACAACGAAATAGATTTAGAAAAAATAACATCTAAAACAGCGGGTGTTATCTTAGAAACCATCCAAGGAGGTGCAGGATTTATCGAGCCTAAAAATAACTACTTAACAAAAGTAAAACAACGTTGTGAAGAAGTTGGAGCTTTATTAATTTTAGATGAAATTCAATCAGGAATTGGACGTACAGGAAAATTTTGGGGATTTGAAAATTACAATGTTATCCCTGATATTATTATTACAGGAAAAGGTTTAGGTGGTGGAATGCCAATCGGCGCTTTTATAGCTTCTTTTGAAATAATGAACTGTTTAAAAGAACACCCGAAATTAGGACATATTACTACGTTTGGCGGCCATCCTGTAATTGCGAGTGCTGGATTGGCGACCGTACAAGAAATCACTTCCTCTAACTTAATGGAAGAAGCCTTACGAAAAGAAAAAATTATTCGCGATGCCTTTAAGAATCACCCTGCGGTTAAAGAAATTAGAGGAAAAGGATTTATGCTTGCCTTATTAGTAGATACTCCTGAAGCTGCCTCTCAAGTAATTTTAAACTGTTTAGACAAAGGACTAATTTTATTCTGGTTACTTTTTGAAGGAAGAGCCATTCGTATCACCCCTCCACTAACTATTTCTGATGAGGAAATAGAAAAAGGGTGTGAACTTATTGTAAGTGAGTTGGATAAGTTGTAG
- a CDS encoding IS110 family RNA-guided transposase, producing the protein MSKNKQFLGIDVSKDVLDVYDYQGNWYQFKNDASGFKELLLITTDLTHCIMEATGYYHVRLAYFLTEKGVLLSVENPLKVKRFIQMNLSKVKTDKSDAKQLYNYGVSQSPSIWKGDSKEQQECLQIVRLLSVYTKQSTQLKNKLHGESVLGTPSKLVVNSLKRQLKNIQKEIVKLEDLLLENVKKSYQEEITLLKSIPGIGGKTALMLLVFTDGFKRFTSAKELCSYAGITPTIRESGSSIKGRPRISKMGNPKLRNLLFMCSFNACKYNKACRELYDRIVAKGKSKKLALIAVCNKLLKQAFAIVKSGLPYDANYKSTLV; encoded by the coding sequence ATGAGTAAAAATAAACAATTTTTAGGAATCGATGTAAGTAAAGACGTTTTAGATGTATATGATTATCAAGGAAATTGGTATCAGTTTAAAAATGATGCATCAGGTTTTAAAGAGCTGTTGTTAATCACAACTGATTTAACACATTGTATAATGGAAGCTACAGGATATTATCATGTACGCTTAGCTTATTTTTTAACAGAAAAAGGAGTTTTGTTATCGGTAGAAAATCCGTTGAAGGTTAAGCGTTTTATTCAGATGAATTTATCAAAAGTAAAGACGGATAAGAGTGATGCAAAGCAGTTATATAATTATGGCGTAAGTCAATCTCCTTCTATATGGAAAGGAGATAGTAAGGAACAACAAGAATGTTTACAAATAGTACGTTTGTTGAGTGTTTATACGAAACAATCTACTCAATTAAAGAACAAGCTTCATGGCGAATCAGTATTAGGAACTCCCTCAAAATTGGTAGTTAATTCCTTAAAAAGGCAGCTGAAAAACATACAAAAAGAGATAGTTAAATTAGAAGATTTGTTGCTAGAGAACGTAAAAAAGAGTTATCAAGAAGAAATAACTTTATTAAAGTCTATTCCAGGAATAGGGGGTAAAACAGCATTAATGTTATTAGTTTTTACCGATGGATTTAAGCGTTTTACTTCAGCAAAAGAGTTGTGTAGTTACGCAGGTATTACACCCACTATTAGAGAATCAGGCAGTAGTATAAAAGGACGCCCTCGAATAAGTAAAATGGGGAATCCAAAGCTTAGAAATTTATTATTTATGTGTAGCTTTAATGCTTGTAAATACAACAAAGCATGTAGAGAACTTTATGACCGAATAGTTGCTAAAGGTAAGAGTAAAAAACTAGCTTTAATAGCGGTGTGTAATAAGCTACTAAAACAAGCTTTTGCCATTGTAAAGAGTGGTTTGCCTTATGACGCAAATTATAAAAGTACGTTGGTTTAA
- a CDS encoding helicase-related protein, giving the protein MAELIEISQLIKLIETEESFGNREFDIAKSISYYYNKRNIQANDLILFALNFKYKFKFTSGIINDLARELGLFPYLNPEELSLEDLIAYEFHRPEGKKIENIVFHKIQAQIYYSLLNGENVILSAPTSFGKSLVIDAVIAIEKYENIVIVVPTIALIDETRKRLSKFKESYKVITHSSQTISEKNIFVLTQERVLEIVPDDIDIDFFVIDEFYKINFTTSDLNRTIALNQAFYKLLKKGAQFYLLGPNIENINNSYFPNEVTYKYIRTDYKTVINRRIKVDYNGNPIDKLIELCSELDGQTLIYCKSPRSINQLAKALFLSGIFKKNKSVEKLSNWIRSEFHSEWYLADYLEFGIGLHHGRLPRSLSQIILDKFNNDELNVLLCTSTIIEGVNTKAKNVIIYDNKVAQNKFDFFTYNNICGRSGRMFEHFIGDVYLFHDAPIEELPLVDFPLFTQGENTPDRLLLQLNEEDLNKKSKRIVNEIKSNSELSFETLKSNSNIEPSFQNDLAKVILDYEQNIRWHYPDYKQLEAVCFLIWEHFIAPSNSRAFIKSYKQLTFKIYQVMRYKDIKTLLALEVANKTNKDEINKAIEAEINFIKYWPQYHFPIYLKNLQSIANEVFENNNKEPIDYSYFASQLESLFTNSNYNILEEYGLPIQVSKKIQGALENTENLDDLLEIISKLNIENLALTEFEKEILLNMKEYI; this is encoded by the coding sequence ATGGCAGAACTTATAGAAATATCTCAACTAATTAAACTTATTGAAACAGAAGAGAGTTTTGGTAATCGTGAATTTGACATAGCAAAATCTATTTCTTACTATTACAATAAGCGCAATATTCAAGCAAACGATTTAATACTTTTTGCCTTAAATTTCAAATATAAATTCAAATTTACAAGTGGAATTATAAATGATTTGGCTCGTGAACTAGGTTTGTTCCCATACTTAAACCCAGAAGAACTTTCTCTAGAAGATTTAATAGCTTACGAATTTCATAGACCTGAGGGAAAAAAAATAGAAAATATAGTTTTTCACAAAATACAAGCACAAATTTATTATTCTTTATTAAATGGAGAAAATGTAATTCTAAGTGCACCAACAAGTTTTGGTAAAAGCTTAGTAATAGATGCAGTAATTGCTATAGAAAAATATGAAAATATCGTAATAGTTGTCCCAACTATTGCGCTAATCGATGAAACTCGTAAAAGGCTATCTAAGTTTAAAGAATCTTATAAAGTAATAACCCATAGTAGTCAGACTATATCAGAAAAGAACATTTTTGTATTAACACAAGAAAGAGTTCTAGAGATTGTTCCTGATGATATTGATATTGATTTTTTCGTTATTGATGAATTTTACAAAATAAACTTTACAACTTCAGACTTAAATAGGACTATTGCTTTAAATCAAGCTTTTTATAAACTTTTAAAAAAAGGAGCTCAGTTCTATTTATTAGGCCCAAATATTGAAAATATTAATAATAGCTATTTTCCAAATGAGGTAACTTATAAATACATTAGAACAGATTATAAGACTGTAATTAACCGTAGAATAAAAGTTGATTATAATGGAAATCCTATTGATAAATTAATTGAATTATGTTCAGAATTAGATGGACAGACCTTAATTTATTGTAAATCACCACGAAGTATAAATCAGCTTGCTAAGGCTCTATTTTTAAGTGGTATTTTTAAAAAGAATAAAAGTGTAGAGAAATTATCAAATTGGATACGTTCTGAATTTCACTCAGAATGGTATTTAGCTGATTATTTAGAATTTGGCATTGGTTTACATCACGGAAGATTACCTCGTTCTCTTTCTCAAATCATATTAGATAAATTTAATAATGACGAGCTGAACGTTCTCTTATGCACGAGTACAATTATAGAAGGTGTTAATACAAAGGCTAAAAATGTTATTATTTATGATAATAAGGTAGCTCAAAATAAGTTTGATTTTTTTACTTATAATAATATTTGTGGTCGTTCAGGAAGAATGTTTGAACATTTCATAGGTGATGTTTATTTATTTCACGATGCACCTATCGAAGAATTACCTTTAGTTGATTTTCCTTTATTTACTCAAGGCGAAAACACACCAGATAGATTATTACTTCAATTAAATGAAGAAGACTTAAATAAAAAGTCTAAGAGAATTGTAAATGAGATAAAATCGAATTCAGAATTATCTTTTGAGACATTAAAAAGTAACTCTAATATAGAGCCTTCGTTTCAAAATGATTTAGCTAAAGTTATTTTAGATTATGAACAAAATATAAGATGGCATTATCCGGATTATAAACAACTTGAAGCAGTATGCTTTCTTATTTGGGAACATTTTATTGCACCTTCAAACTCTAGAGCTTTTATTAAATCTTATAAGCAATTAACCTTCAAAATTTATCAAGTTATGCGTTATAAAGATATAAAGACTTTACTAGCGCTAGAAGTTGCCAATAAAACAAACAAAGACGAAATTAATAAAGCTATCGAAGCAGAAATTAATTTTATTAAGTATTGGCCTCAATACCATTTCCCAATATATTTAAAAAACTTACAATCTATTGCAAACGAGGTTTTTGAGAACAACAATAAAGAGCCAATTGATTATTCTTATTTTGCAAGTCAACTAGAAAGTCTTTTTACAAATAGCAACTATAATATTCTAGAAGAGTATGGACTTCCTATTCAAGTTTCAAAAAAAATTCAAGGTGCTCTAGAAAATACTGAAAATTTAGATGATTTATTGGAGATTATATCCAAGTTAAATATTGAGAATTTAGCACTGACTGAATTTGAAAAGGAAATATTGTTGAATATGAAAGAATATATTTAA
- a CDS encoding HamA C-terminal domain-containing protein has product MNLQFLKLLYHTNEVPIGMTGLCCGFEAGEWRHKQFSEFLFDRHLLDFALKFSEYENLNYLDATNKLKKAAKLIYQKYHSRRGEFGELILHSIIKECYNTTPAISKIHFKDGPNETVKGFDAVHVLEVDNQLELWLGEVKFYSNISNAIRDVVPEIKDHLENNYLRNEFIAITNKIDEKFPLKDKLKKLIDPYTSLDEIFSSISVPVLLTYNSNTTKDITKFTDEYIDKIKPELEKIFEAFKDKIGDIDLKIHLFLLPMKEKIELTASLDERLNVWQNL; this is encoded by the coding sequence ATGAATCTACAATTTTTAAAGCTACTTTACCATACAAATGAAGTTCCGATTGGTATGACAGGACTCTGTTGTGGATTTGAAGCTGGTGAATGGAGACATAAGCAATTTTCTGAATTTTTATTTGACCGCCACTTATTAGACTTTGCTCTAAAATTTTCTGAATATGAAAATTTAAACTATTTAGATGCTACAAATAAGCTCAAAAAAGCTGCCAAATTAATCTATCAAAAATATCATTCTAGACGAGGTGAATTTGGAGAATTAATATTGCATAGTATTATTAAAGAATGTTATAATACAACACCTGCAATAAGCAAAATACACTTTAAAGATGGACCCAATGAAACTGTAAAAGGTTTTGATGCTGTTCACGTTTTAGAGGTTGACAATCAGTTAGAACTTTGGCTTGGAGAAGTTAAGTTTTATAGTAATATTTCCAATGCAATTCGAGATGTTGTTCCAGAGATTAAAGACCATTTAGAAAATAACTATCTACGAAATGAATTTATCGCGATAACAAATAAAATAGATGAAAAATTTCCTTTAAAGGATAAATTAAAAAAGCTAATCGACCCTTATACCTCATTAGATGAAATATTTTCTTCAATAAGTGTTCCTGTTCTTTTAACTTATAATTCAAATACAACAAAGGATATCACAAAATTTACAGACGAGTATATTGACAAAATCAAACCTGAACTTGAAAAAATATTTGAAGCATTTAAAGATAAAATTGGAGATATAGATTTAAAAATTCATCTATTTCTGCTTCCAATGAAAGAAAAAATAGAATTAACTGCATCACTTGACGAAAGACTTAACGTATGGCAGAACTTATAG
- a CDS encoding ankyrin repeat domain-containing protein, with the protein MSLFKSLFSSNKSEKDFGIELFRALYEPNKQKVIEIIEKEKIGINEYLDSSNSNSILINAVNCSSEFQDSNEQLELIDYLIDQKADLNWKNDNGFNALHIALAYHNLSKISLLLLRKGNPDVNIVDDEHGNSPIFTAIREYGLTWREEQKEVNQLRFEIIKELLNRGAELDKINNHGISARKWIERVPEKDKLHNLINEFDKK; encoded by the coding sequence ATGAGTTTATTCAAAAGTTTGTTTTCTTCAAATAAATCTGAAAAGGATTTCGGAATTGAACTTTTTAGAGCACTTTATGAACCGAACAAACAAAAGGTGATTGAAATAATTGAAAAAGAAAAAATTGGAATAAACGAATACTTGGATTCATCTAACTCGAACTCAATTCTCATTAATGCTGTGAACTGCTCGTCTGAATTTCAAGACTCCAATGAGCAATTGGAATTAATTGATTATCTAATTGACCAAAAAGCTGACTTGAATTGGAAAAATGATAATGGATTTAATGCTTTACATATCGCTCTCGCTTATCATAATCTCTCAAAAATATCTTTACTATTACTAAGAAAAGGTAATCCAGATGTAAATATTGTTGATGATGAACACGGAAATAGTCCCATATTTACTGCAATTCGTGAATACGGACTGACTTGGCGAGAAGAACAAAAAGAAGTCAACCAATTGAGATTTGAAATTATCAAAGAACTCTTAAATCGTGGAGCTGAATTGGATAAAATAAATAATCACGGAATTTCAGCCAGAAAATGGATTGAAAGAGTTCCTGAAAAAGATAAATTACACAATCTGATAAATGAATTTGACAAAAAATAA
- a CDS encoding PAAR domain-containing protein, producing MSKKPVVTLGSNHQCPMCSGSTPHVGGPVTQGEQNILINGKPVATIGSMCTCNVGMDTIVTGNPSILANGKPIACIGDMTAHGGTITSGENNVLVSSSSPQSTVVMPIDQIPFPDISFKDRIGAAFTGNTKMLKQAEANQQKIKELAEQQEQEKKEKELPKLQGEIIFINGYLSDFKTNSESHWNAIMDLNPDKPGWFTSRGENTNEYKRTDHDDYYTAEQREKDLHKSKFRKIVEEKFRNPNTLIFKTPESKYYGYWNDIANDYKATETYAKYFNAEGRVHYINGSHGLGSSGAHRVDHGIALGYEWARYNWKLIKKEKVDAKKEESPQIESYSPHYKPITIVGHSQGACMAAGVKLGIIKYANEMGWKKVAINTIFLGVHQPKGLYGKNYDSLIKKKTQEYMVYKNAVLRGKNEDSGHKFLSAISELYSPKYKKVFNKRGLFEHVKAICYDWNAYKSRVVQFTFPNDRGDLVTIDGDIPEIKSACHPKRDKTLFSAEYFHKQDSIPSYYQTQQNKKIIDLSMYGAESGYVVIPPYVAEERYDYDALEKLDSPTINQQIHGVHWKGYSRVVIRWGVAMNAFKLAKSSYQNYTKHKFTASAVGDLLIGTYTFIENNHKKIALYKKLIANYKNKTIKTNLTNLFEGHFKTPIKIPKHLTRKWRYSSDEKYAIILYNLAYVTYQNMLLQYAPLQSADLYAHFAPVGHILHTKLLQDNSGSFNDQYGNISIFERIKNAGKDKFYRMKYKVELGKELTDEEKRKQEKKKVEELKDKLIDSSIADTEYINNVIKAYVHKKKSYESKLYDESKNKN from the coding sequence ATGTCTAAAAAACCAGTTGTAACTTTAGGTAGTAATCACCAATGTCCAATGTGTAGTGGGTCTACACCTCATGTTGGAGGACCTGTTACCCAAGGAGAGCAAAACATTTTAATTAACGGTAAACCTGTGGCAACTATTGGTAGCATGTGTACATGTAATGTAGGTATGGATACTATAGTTACTGGAAACCCAAGCATTCTTGCTAATGGTAAACCTATAGCATGTATAGGTGATATGACTGCACATGGGGGAACTATTACTTCTGGTGAGAATAATGTTCTTGTTAGTAGTAGCTCCCCACAATCAACTGTAGTGATGCCTATTGATCAAATTCCATTTCCTGATATTAGTTTTAAAGACAGAATTGGGGCTGCTTTTACTGGTAACACAAAAATGCTTAAACAAGCTGAAGCCAATCAACAAAAAATAAAAGAACTTGCTGAGCAACAAGAGCAAGAAAAAAAAGAAAAAGAACTCCCAAAATTACAAGGTGAAATTATTTTTATAAATGGTTATTTAAGCGACTTTAAAACAAACAGCGAATCACACTGGAATGCTATAATGGATTTAAACCCTGATAAACCAGGTTGGTTCACCTCAAGAGGTGAAAACACTAATGAATATAAACGTACTGATCATGATGATTATTATACTGCAGAACAACGTGAAAAAGACCTCCACAAAAGTAAATTTAGAAAAATTGTTGAAGAAAAGTTTAGAAATCCTAATACGTTAATTTTTAAAACTCCCGAAAGTAAATATTATGGTTACTGGAATGATATTGCTAATGACTACAAAGCTACAGAAACCTACGCCAAATACTTTAATGCAGAAGGTAGAGTACACTACATTAATGGTTCACATGGGCTAGGAAGTAGCGGAGCACATAGAGTTGATCATGGTATTGCTTTAGGCTATGAATGGGCTCGTTATAATTGGAAGCTCATCAAAAAAGAAAAGGTTGATGCTAAAAAAGAAGAATCTCCACAAATAGAAAGCTATTCTCCACATTATAAACCCATAACTATTGTTGGTCATAGTCAAGGTGCTTGTATGGCAGCAGGTGTAAAACTGGGTATTATTAAGTATGCTAACGAAATGGGATGGAAAAAAGTAGCCATAAATACCATTTTTTTAGGAGTGCATCAACCTAAAGGATTGTATGGAAAAAACTACGATAGTCTTATTAAGAAAAAAACACAAGAGTACATGGTTTACAAAAATGCTGTACTTAGAGGAAAAAATGAAGATAGCGGACATAAATTTTTAAGTGCTATTTCTGAATTGTATAGTCCCAAATATAAAAAGGTTTTTAACAAACGAGGTTTATTTGAACATGTAAAAGCTATTTGTTACGATTGGAACGCTTATAAGAGTAGAGTTGTACAATTTACTTTTCCGAACGACAGAGGTGATTTAGTAACTATAGATGGAGATATACCAGAAATAAAAAGTGCCTGTCACCCTAAAAGAGATAAAACGTTATTTAGTGCTGAATATTTTCATAAACAAGATAGTATTCCTTCGTATTACCAAACACAACAAAATAAAAAAATCATTGATTTGTCTATGTATGGAGCTGAAAGTGGCTATGTAGTTATTCCTCCTTATGTAGCTGAAGAACGTTACGATTACGATGCTTTAGAAAAGCTAGACTCCCCCACTATAAATCAACAAATACACGGTGTACATTGGAAGGGTTATAGTAGAGTAGTCATACGTTGGGGTGTAGCTATGAATGCCTTCAAACTAGCTAAATCAAGCTACCAGAACTATACAAAACATAAATTTACCGCAAGTGCTGTTGGTGATCTTTTAATTGGGACTTATACGTTTATAGAAAACAATCATAAAAAAATAGCGTTGTACAAAAAACTAATTGCTAATTATAAAAACAAAACGATTAAAACTAACCTTACTAATTTGTTTGAAGGACATTTTAAAACTCCTATTAAGATACCAAAACACCTCACTCGTAAATGGAGATATTCTAGCGACGAAAAATATGCTATCATTCTATACAATTTAGCCTATGTAACTTATCAAAACATGCTACTACAATACGCTCCCTTACAAAGTGCTGATTTATATGCTCACTTTGCTCCTGTAGGACATATTTTACACACAAAATTATTACAAGACAATAGTGGGAGTTTTAATGACCAGTACGGTAATATTTCTATATTTGAACGTATAAAGAATGCTGGAAAAGATAAATTCTATAGAATGAAATATAAAGTAGAACTTGGAAAAGAGTTAACAGATGAAGAAAAACGAAAACAAGAAAAAAAGAAAGTTGAAGAACTAAAAGATAAACTTATTGATTCTTCTATTGCTGACACAGAATATATAAATAATGTTATCAAAGCATACGTACACAAAAAGAAAAGTTATGAATCTAAGTTATATGAT